One Phaeobacter sp. G2 genomic window carries:
- a CDS encoding sulfite exporter TauE/SafE family protein, producing the protein MADLSFLGMTAALLAGAISFASPCVLPLVPGYVSYIAGRTATGGVASGRSQTLWLSFCFVLGFSTIFMILGASATALGQALLQWRYELNLVGGGIVILFGLFMIGAARIGAMQRDLRFHLDIPGGRPAASYVLGLAFGFGWTPCIGPILGAILTASAASATVGQGVALLAVYSAGLGVPFLIVAGFTDRLAGRLRGVGRIGRRLHQGAGAVMVLMGVAMMTGRLSALSYWILDTFPVLGRIG; encoded by the coding sequence ATGGCTGACCTGTCGTTTCTCGGAATGACTGCGGCTTTGCTGGCTGGGGCGATCTCCTTCGCATCGCCCTGCGTCCTGCCGCTGGTGCCCGGCTACGTGTCCTACATCGCCGGAAGGACGGCGACAGGCGGCGTGGCGTCCGGCCGGTCACAGACGCTTTGGCTCAGCTTCTGCTTTGTCCTCGGCTTCTCGACCATATTCATGATCCTCGGTGCGTCCGCGACGGCCCTCGGACAAGCGCTGCTGCAGTGGCGCTACGAGCTTAATCTCGTCGGCGGCGGCATCGTGATCCTGTTCGGACTCTTCATGATCGGCGCAGCACGCATCGGCGCCATGCAGCGGGATCTGCGCTTCCATCTCGACATTCCCGGCGGCAGGCCCGCCGCGTCCTACGTGCTGGGGCTCGCCTTCGGTTTCGGCTGGACCCCGTGTATCGGCCCCATACTCGGCGCGATCCTGACCGCCAGCGCAGCGAGCGCAACGGTGGGCCAAGGTGTGGCACTGCTTGCGGTCTACTCCGCGGGACTGGGCGTGCCGTTCCTGATCGTGGCGGGTTTCACCGACAGGCTCGCCGGCCGATTGCGGGGCGTCGGACGGATCGGGCGTCGGCTGCACCAGGGCGCGGGCGCGGTCATGGTTCTGATGGGAGTGGCGATGATGACCGGGCGGCTGAGTGCGCTGTCCTACTGGATACTTGACACCTTTCCCGTGCTTGGACGAATTGGCTGA
- a CDS encoding cytochrome-c oxidase: MRLPALVTLLLLAGAAPAVAHHPGERLDEVMAEKEPAFEPTDSRRMPPLALTGADGVDLDLSGLSDQIVVLSFQPEGCGTPCADQQALLQEVREAVNVTPMREMVQFLAVGGDAAPDPDGEAANWRSVMPTDETVEAATGAFAALSARGADAPMVHVIGRGRRHAGIFHGAEFRRINLVLYINGLTNAPPPEPGLLDRLFRAFR; this comes from the coding sequence ATGAGGCTGCCCGCTCTTGTCACGCTGCTTCTCCTCGCAGGCGCCGCGCCGGCCGTCGCGCACCATCCCGGCGAACGTCTCGACGAAGTGATGGCCGAGAAGGAACCGGCCTTCGAGCCCACGGACTCGCGCCGCATGCCGCCGCTGGCGCTCACCGGAGCGGATGGCGTCGACCTCGATCTGTCAGGTCTTTCCGATCAGATCGTCGTGCTCAGCTTCCAGCCCGAGGGCTGCGGCACGCCCTGTGCCGATCAGCAGGCGCTTCTGCAGGAGGTTCGCGAAGCTGTGAACGTTACGCCGATGCGCGAGATGGTCCAGTTTCTGGCCGTTGGCGGTGACGCGGCGCCCGATCCGGACGGGGAGGCCGCGAACTGGCGGTCCGTCATGCCCACTGACGAAACGGTGGAGGCCGCCACAGGGGCCTTCGCGGCGCTCTCCGCTCGCGGGGCGGATGCGCCCATGGTCCATGTCATCGGTCGGGGCAGGCGTCATGCCGGCATTTTCCATGGAGCGGAGTTCAGACGTATCAACCTGGTGCTCTACATCAACGGCCTGACCAACGCGCCGCCGCCTGAACCGGGACTGCTGGACCGACTGTTCAGGGCGTTCCGATGA